In Silene latifolia isolate original U9 population chromosome 3, ASM4854445v1, whole genome shotgun sequence, a single window of DNA contains:
- the LOC141647241 gene encoding germin-like protein: MAFPKLFATLTLLLITLSLVYATDPTQLQDFCVATNDTNNAIFVNGLFCKNPMDATPEDFLFKGLDVPAPLNKLGSSVKLVSPMNLPGLNTLGISVARLDFAPYGLISPHTHPRATEVFTVLDGTIYVGFVTSNQANGGNKLFTKVLNKGDVFVFPQGLIHFQLNIGKTPAVAFSGLSSQNPGVVTISNAVFGAEPPINVDVLSKAFQLDANVIKMLQSNFSTGN, from the exons ATGGCATTTCCTAAGCTCTTTGCAACCTTAACCCTTTTGCTCATAACTTTATCCTTGGTCTATGCCACTGATCCTACCCAGCTCCAAGATTTTTGTGTCGCCACAAACGATACCAATAACGCAA tATTTGTGAATGGACTCTTTTGCAAGAATCCAATGGACGCGACACCCGAAGATTTTCTGTTCAAAGGGCTAGATGTTCCAGCCCCATTAAACAAACTTGGATCAAGTGTGAAACTAGTGAGTCCAATGAACTTACCCGGACTCAACACCCTCGGCATATCAGTTGCTAGACTAGACTTCGCGCCATACGGTCTAATCTCACCCCACACCCACCCTCGCGCCACTGAGGTGTTCACCGTCTTGGATGGAACCATCTATGTTGGTTTTGTTACATCAAACCAGGCCAATGGCGGTAACAAGTTGTTCACAAAGGTGCTTAACAAGGGAGACGTTTTCGTGTTCCCACAAGGTTTAATTCACTTTCAACTCAACATCGGCAAGACACCAGCTGTTGCATTTTCGGGATTGAGTAGCCAGAATCCCGGTGTTGTTACTATTTCCAACGCGGTTTTTGGTGCTGAGCCTCCGATCAACGTTGATGTTCTATCCAAGGCTTTTCAGCTTGATGCTAATGTGATCAAGATGTTGCAATCCAATTTCTCCACCGGAAATTAA